In the Telopea speciosissima isolate NSW1024214 ecotype Mountain lineage chromosome 6, Tspe_v1, whole genome shotgun sequence genome, ACCTCATCACCCGGATCCaagtccgatggatttgaccccatctatcCCGTGGCCTCTCCTTTGTCCTCCCCTAGCCCTCCTAAGTCACCAGCTTTGGCTATCACCAAAACCCCATTACCTCAAGCTtgtctctccatctctcctacAGCATGGGATCGTCCTATTAAGGTTATAGGATATTTTGATACTGATTATTCCACAACAATCCTAGCCCCCCATGTCCTTCCCTCTGAATAATATATTCAGAGTATTCATTTCGTAAGTTCTGATTTTTTACAAGAGCAGAGGGGCTGCTTATATAGAACTCCGAAGAGTACAACCAAACAACCTAAACCAAGGTTGGAACCAAGGTTACTTTACAAAAAGAGACTTAACTAGAGTAAAAATAACCTAACCTTGCCGACATATTAACTAAGGTTTACAAACTAGAGTTACTTTTTGACAAAAGCCGACAGGCTGACAAACACAGGACTTGCTTTATTACAAAAGATAAAACTGATAAAATCGGGCATCAATCAGTGTCGAGGTCGGTATCACTGGAATTGGGGATGAACATGTCCAGTGCGTGGTCCACTTCGAACTCTAAGTGTTCGCTCATGATTCAATGGATAACCGGGTGCTGGAGCTCATTATTGACTTCCCAAACCGTGCCGGTGCTGCGAAGAAGGCAAGCAGGCAGAGTTGCAGGGTTAACATGGTTATAAGAGCACATAGTTGTCATGAAGGCATACCATCGTTCTTTATGGGCATCTGAGTCATCACGGTGAACAAAGAGGTCTTCAGTACTGGTGtcatggaggaagaagatcggATCATAGGCAATGAGATTATGATCCAAAATGGGAGGAGTGACCAGGTGATGATGAATGAAATCAGGAGGTCGATGAAAGATATAGGTGACAAAGGGATTGTCATCAAGGGCTGAAAGGGAATGGAGCCATTGAGGTATGGGAGCGAAGAGGCGGAGAAAACAGGCTAAACACTCGGGTCGCTGGAGACAAAAATAAGCGGTACCTGTAGGAttagagaagatggtggagactgtGCTAAGATAATGATAGAGGGTATGACGATTAAAGGTGAGGGCAACCTTATGAATAGCAAGAAGGTGCCAGAAGAAGACGACACAGTCTTTATCAAAAAGGGCTGGATTAATGGTGAAGGGAATGAGAAAGGGGAAATCTAGATGATAGACAACCCAATCATACTGGAGGCCATTGTGATAAACCATAGAGATGAGAACGGACTGATAGGTGGAGATACTATTGGTCCTGAGGGTACGAAGAGAGATGTCACTGAAGATAGACTCCAGGAGAGTAGGTAGGAGATCAAGTAATGGATCAGGCGGCGAAGGAgctgatgaggaggaggaagctcCTGGGGTAAGGGGCATGCAAAGAACAGGGATGGAGGAAGATAATGGTAATTTCTTCTTGGTCCTGGAGAGAAAATCTGCTAGGATattatctttgcctttgatgtgTCGTACCTTGAAAGACCACTGAGAGAATCATTGAGCCCATCGTAGCAACTGAGATTCAGGGAGTTGCTTCTGCTTGAACTGTAACATCCTCGGAAAAGCTGTCATGTCCATTTCAAGTTGGAATGTGTGTCCAATGAGAAAGAATTGGAATTTCTCAATACCACGATGAACTGCAAGAATCTCTTTGAATGTAGAGTGATAGTGCTGTTCAGAAGGCTTGAACATTCCACTACGGTATCCACATACACGACGTGTCTTGTCTGGGAATTCTTCAAGTAAAACCGCACCCCATTGGGTATCACTAGCATCGGACTGTCGGATGCGAAGACTTGTAGAGGGGATTTGCAGAGTGGGTAGTGACTGGGCTAGAGCCTTCAAAGACTTGACTGCCTGGGTATGAACAGAGGACCAAGGCGGAGTATCTTTCTTGAGGAGTCGATGAAGATGACTTGTGAAGCGAACCTGATGAGGCAAGAACTCGGTCATGTAATTAATGATGCCGAGAAATTGCTATAATTCTTGCCGAGTGAAGGGACCTTCTGAGAATTCGAGCAGGGAACGGCCAATATGGGGCTGAAGTTGGAATTGTCCTTTGGAGATGGTAACACCAAGAAAATCAATTGTGTCGACTGCAACTTCCATCTTTGTGGGGGAGAGCATAACACCATGAGCTAGGGTGATATCCAAGAACTTTTGGAGCAGGAGAGCATGATATTCCTCTGTGTCAGAAAAGAGGAGTATGTCATCGATATAGATGAGGGCATGCTCTTGTATAGTAGCATAGACCTGTAGCATGGCTTGCTGAAATAAGGAAGGAGCCACTTTGAGACCAAAGGGGAGAACTGTCCACTGGAAATGTCCACCGGGGATACAGAAACTTGTTTTGGACCGATCATCTGGGTGAATACCGAGTTACCAAAAACCGACCTTCAAATCAAACTTGCTGAAAATCTTTGCCTTAGAAAGCTGGAGCAGAAGAGCTAGCCTGGTGGGTAAAGGAAACTTATCATCGGCTAAAAATGCATTGAGGGGCTGATAATTGATCACCAATCTGAGTTTGCCACGCTTCTGTTCAGCTCTCTTGTTTACATAGAAGgcttcacaagcccaaggggaagatgtcttctcgatGAGACCTTGAGCTTCCAGGAGGGCAACTTCTTGGCGTGCATTGGTGAGCTGTTCAGGCTTCATACCCGAATGGCTGGCTTTGGTGGGGTTTGCATCCTCATTCTTCTTGAAAGGAAGGCGGATGAAGAACTTTGGGTTCTACCATAGGGGATGAGCACACTTAGGAAGAAAGTCTGCGTGATTCTCAGCACTACAACTAGTGAGCAGTCGTTCCTTGATATCTGCAATTGGAGTGATTAGTAACAAATTTGAAACAGTTGTCCAAGGGAGGAAATGCTTCTTATGACTGAGTCCATGTACGCTCCATCTAAGGTGGGGTAATTGGCAAAGTATGTCAAAGCCAATGAGAACATCTCGACCAGGGAGAGAGGATCCTAACACTGTATGGCTAAGGGTAAGAGATGGGAATATTTGAAAACGAATAGGATTCTTGGAGATAAGGTTTGGCCATCAGCTGCAGTAAAAAATTGTCTATGGGGTTTCGAAAATTTAAAGGGAAGGACATGGGGGGCTAAGATTATTGTGGAACAACCAGTATCAAAATATCCTATAACCTTAATAGGACGATCCCTTGTTgtaggagagatggagagacaAGCCTGAGGTAATGGGGTTTTGGTGATAGCCAAAGCTGGTGACTTAGGAGGGTTAGGGG is a window encoding:
- the LOC122665809 gene encoding uncharacterized protein LOC122665809 — its product is MTEFLPHQVRFTSHLHRLLKKDTPPWSSVHTQAVKSLKALAQSLPTLQIPSTSLRIRQSDASDTQWGAVLLEEFPDKTRRVCGYRSGMFKPSEQHYHSTFKEILAVHRGIEKFQFFLIGHTFQLEMDMTAFPRMLQFKQKQLPESQLLRWAQ